Proteins encoded in a region of the Apostichopus japonicus isolate 1M-3 chromosome 19, ASM3797524v1, whole genome shotgun sequence genome:
- the LOC139960385 gene encoding probable ATP-dependent RNA helicase DDX5 isoform X2 encodes MSRFGRGRPFDGGSGGMRRGGGYGGGMSRGSSFSGRFGGRDMGPPQRKYDGLDQPGQRLKKPKWETTELKALEKNFYREHPSVASRSWEEIQSFYRQKEITVDGGSIKPIFTFQEGNFPDYVQREISQSGFQEPTAIQSQGWPIALSGKDLVGIAQTGSGKTLAFILPAIVHINHQPPLDRGDGPICLVLAPTRELAQQVQEVSYQFGRSSRIRSTCVYGGAPKGPQLRDLERGVEIVIATPGRLLDFLEMGKTNLQRCSYCVLDEADRMLDMGFEPQIRKIMEQVRPDRQTLMWSATWPKDVRSLASDFVKSPIMVNVGSLSLSANHNILQIVDVCDELAKDEKLVKLLEEIMQEKENKSLIFTETKKKSDELVKWLRRDGWPAMCIHGDKAQRERDWVLSEFKHGRSPILVATDVASRGLDVNDIKFVINYDYPNSSEDYVHRIGRTARSENTGTAYTFFTPGNIRQAPDLIDVLREANQNIPPQLMSLAQGARGMGKGRNRYRSNYGGGSSYGRGGRGGGRGGSSFGRSSYGSSDSRGGSFGRGGGRGGSSSSYGSSGSSYNGSSSGYGSSSGSRGGGGYGGSSGGSQGGYGNGSSGGYGKPSSQYGGQQNGSQYGGRQSSSYPQNGARW; translated from the exons ATGTCAAGATTTGGCAGGGGAAGACCTTTTGATGGTGGAAGTGGAGGAATGAGACGCGGCGGAGG CTATGGAGGCGGCATGAGCAGAGGTTCAAGCTTTTCAGGTCGATTCGGCGGTAGAGATATGGGTCCCCCACAAAGGAAATACGATGGCTTGGATCAACCAGGACAACGGTTAAAGAAACCAAAGTGGGAAACAACAGAGTTGAAGGCTTTGGAAAAGAATTTCTATCGGGAACACCCAAGTGTTGCCAGTAGAAGCTGG GAAGAGATTCAATCATTCTACAGACAGAAAGAAATTACGGTCGATGGTGGAAGCATAAAACCTATATTCACATTTCAAGAGGGAAATTTTCCAG ATTATGTCCAAAGAGAGATCAGTCAATCAGGTTTCCAGGAGCCAACAGCGATTCAATCTCAAGGATGGCCCATAGCTCTCAGTGGTAAAGATTTAGTTGGTATAGCACAGACTGGCTCTGGAAAAACCTTAGCT TTCATTTTGCCGGCAATTGTACACATCAACCACCAGCCCCCTCTTGACAGAGGTGATGGACCAATT TGTTTAGTCCTGGCTCCTACCAGAGAGCTGGCACAACAGGTGCAAGAAGTCTCCTACCAATTTGGTCGCTCTTCTAGGATCAGGAGCACATGTGTCTATGGTGGGGCACCAAAGGGACCTCAACTGAGAGATCTTGAGAGGG GTGTTGAGATTGTCATCGCAACCCCTGGACGTCTTTTAGACTTTCTGGAAATGGGAAAGACCAACCTTCAACGCTGTTCGTACTGCGTCCTGGATGAAGCTGACCGTATGCTGGACATGGGCTTTGAGCCTCAGATTAGGAAGATCATGGAACAAGTCAGG CCCGATCGGCAAACTCTCATGTGGAGTGCGACATGGCCTAAAGATGTCAGGAGTCTTGCCAGTGACTTTGTCAAGTCCCCCATCATGGTGAATGTGGGGTCGTTGTCTCTATCAGCCAATCATAACATCCTGCAGATCGTTGATGTGTGTGACGAATTAGCTAAGGACGAAAA GCTAGTGAAGTTACTAGAAGAGATTATGCAGGAGAAAGAGAACAAAAGTTTAATCTTCACAGAGACCAAGAAGAAGTCGGACGAACTAGTGAAATGGCTGCGCAGGGATGG cTGGCCTGCTATGTGTATTCATGGTGACAAGGCACAAAGAGAACGTGATTGGGTCTTAAGTG AATTCAAACATGGTCGCTCTCCAATTTTGGTGGCAACAGATGTCGCTTCTCGTGGACTAG ATGTCAATGACATTAAATTTGTCATCAACTACGATTATCCAAATTCCTCCGAGGACTACGTCCATCGAATCGGTCGTACAGCCAGAAGTGAGAACACTGGCACAGCTTACACATTCTTCACCCCCGGGAACATTCGACAGGCTCCCGATCTGATAGACGTTTTACGAGAGGCCAACCAAAATATACCTCCGCAATTGATGTCGTTAGCACAGGGTGCCCGTGGAATGGGGAAAG GGAGGAATCGCTACAGGTCAAACTATGGTGGTGGCAGCAGCTACGGTCGAGGAGGCAGAGGTGGCGGTCGGGGCGGCAGCAGCTTTGGCCGCTCGTCCTACGGCAGTTCAGACAGCAGAGGTGGAAGCTTCGGCCgtggaggagggagaggagggagctCGAGCAGTTACGGTAGCTCTGGCAGCAGTTACAACGGCTCCAGCAGCGGGTACGGGAGCAGCTCAGGAAGCCGTGGAGGAGGAGGATACGGAGGCAGTTCAGGCGGCTCACAGGGAGGATACGGAAATGGCTCAAGTGGAG
- the LOC139960384 gene encoding uncharacterized protein isoform X2 yields the protein MSRFDRRGSMDNGRRGGSYGGGRGGSAPRFGSRGASGPFNKRDKFDNLDKGSTLRKPRWDLDKLTPFDKNFYKEHPNVVNRSPAEIAEYCSAKEITQRGANFKPVFKFEEANLPEDVMGEIRKAGFTEPTPIQAQGWPIALSGNDMIGIARTGSGKTLSYILPAIVHINHQPFLESGDGPVCLVLAPTRELAQQVQQVAAQFGSSSRIKSTCVYGGAPRGPQLRDLGRGVEICIATPGRLIDFLESKKTNLRRCTYCVLDEADRMLDMGFEPQIRKIMDQIRPDRQVLMWSATWPKEVRSLASDYLRNPIQINIGNQDLSANHNILQIIDVCREEEKDKKLMKLLEEIMGEKENKTLIFTETKKKSDDLVRRLRRDGWPAMCIHGDKAQQERDWVLNEFRTGNAPILVATDVASRGLDVNDIMFVINYDYPHSSEDYVHRIGRTARSNKHGTAYTFFTAANAKQVPDLLKVLRESKQNVNPQLEAMSGYGGGYGRGRSRYRQRDDRFDSSRNRDSPRGRGGYDDRRSDSRSDFGSRDRFGSREGNQGGHSSQNVASNGARGPSRFQSSSGQNGQMENNSPRPPVSQTNGMQNGGFHATQRPPQGQQQQQQPPQSAPGGMRGPPPATFQRAPPKQPAAPVAGQNAPAPVGGLAGAPAQVNMANFDPAQATKVAMAQLQGQLDPASFAQYQGYYQQYYTQYYNQLQSQMKV from the exons atGTCACGATTCGATAGGAGGGGTTCCATGGATAATGGAAGGAGAGGAGGAAG CTATGGTGGAGGACGTGGGGGCTCGGCTCCACGATTTGGAAGCAGAGGTGCTAGTGGACCGTTTAACAAACGTGACAAATTTGACAACTTGGACAAAGGATCAACTCTCAGGAAACCAAGATGGGATCTGGATAAATTAACACCATTCGACAAGAACTTTTACAAAGAACACCCAAATGTAGTAAATAGATCGCCA GCTGAAATAGCAGAATATTGCAGTGCCAAAGAAATTACCCAGCGAGGTGCAAATTTTAAACCTgtcttcaaatttgaagaagcAAATTTGCCAG AGGATGTCATGGGGGAAATCAGGAAGGCAGGATTCACAGAGCCGACACCCATCCAAGCCCAGGGCTGGCCTATAGCGCTGAGTGGAAATGACATGATAGGAATAGCAAGAACAGGCTCTGGTAAAACCCTATCG taTATACTGCCAGCAATTGTACATATCAACCACCAGCCATTCCTGGAATCTGGTGATGGTCCTGTC TGTTTGGTTCTCGCACCAACCCGTGAACTTGCCCAGCAGGTGCAACAAGTGGCAGCTCAGTTTGGTTCCTCATCCAGAATAAAGAGCACATGCGTTTATGGCGGTGCTCCGAGGGGTCCACAACTGAGGGACTTAGGGAGAG GAGTGGAGATCTGTATAGCTACACCGGGTCGTCTCATCGATTTCCTAGAATCAAAGAAGACCAATCTACGACGGTGCACCTACTGTGTGCTAGACGAGGCTGATCGTATGTTAGACATGGGCTTTGAACCTCAAATACGTAAAATAATGGATCAAATCAGG CCTGACAGGCAGGTGCTCATGTGGAGTGCAACGTGGCCCAAAGAGGTTCGTTCCCTGGCCAGCGACTACCTCAGAAATCCTATCCAGATTAACATTGGAAACCAAGACCTTTCAGCTAACCATAACATTCTTCAAATTATTGATGTTTGCAGGGAagaggaaaaagacaaaaa ATTGATGAAGCTCTTAGAagagataatgggagaaaaggaaaacaagacATTGATTTTCACAGAGACCAAGAAGAAATCGGATGACCTCGTCAGAAGATTACGCCGGGATGG TTGGCCAGCAATGTGTATCCATGGCGATAAGGCCCAACAAGAAAGAGACTGGGTGTTAAATG AATTCAGAACTGGAAATGCTCCTATCTTGGTAGCTACTGATGTGGCATCTAGAGGCTTAG ACGTGAACGACATCATGTTTGTCATCAACTACGACTACCCGCACTCGTCTGAGGACTACGTGCACCGTATCGGACGGACGGCCAGGAGTAACAAGCACGGAACGGCCTACACCTTCTTTACTGCTGCCAATGCCAAGCAGGTACCGGACTTGCTGAAAGTGCTCAGGGAGTCCAAACAGAACGTCAACCCTCAACTTGAAGCTATGTCTGGCTACGGTGGCGGATATGGAAGGG GACGAAGCAGGTACCGTCAGCGGGACGACAGATTCGATAGCTCCCGAAACAGAGACAGTCCTCGAGGTAGGGGCGGATACGACGACAGGAGGAGCGACAGTAGAAGTGATTTTGGATCTAGGGATCGCTTTGGATCGAGGGAGGGTAACCAAGGGGGCCACAGTTCACAAAATGTTGCCAGCAACGGAGCTAGAGGACCAAGTAGATTCCAGTCATCCTCTGGACAGAACGGACAGATGGAGAATAACAGTCCACGGCCACCAGTGAGCCAAACCAACGGCATGCAGAATGGGGGATTCCATGCCACCCAGAGACCGCCGCAgggtcaacaacaacaacagcagccaCCACAAAGTGCACCCGGTGGCATGAGAGGACCACCACCAGCTACATTCCAACGTGCCCCTCCGAAACAGCCTGCGGCACCAGTGGCAGGGCAGAATGCCCCCGCACCCGTCGGCGGTCTGGCAGGAGCCCCTGCACAGGTGAACATGGCCAACTTTGACCCAGCTCAAGCCACCAAGGTTGCCATGGCCCAACTACAAGGCCAGTTGGACCCAGCTTCATTTGCACAATACCAGGGTTACTATCAGCAGTATTATACACAATACTACAACCAACTTCAGAGTCAAATGAAGGTATAA
- the LOC139960385 gene encoding probable ATP-dependent RNA helicase DDX5 isoform X1: protein MSRFGRGRPFDGGSGGMRRGGGSYGGGMSRGSSFSGRFGGRDMGPPQRKYDGLDQPGQRLKKPKWETTELKALEKNFYREHPSVASRSWEEIQSFYRQKEITVDGGSIKPIFTFQEGNFPDYVQREISQSGFQEPTAIQSQGWPIALSGKDLVGIAQTGSGKTLAFILPAIVHINHQPPLDRGDGPICLVLAPTRELAQQVQEVSYQFGRSSRIRSTCVYGGAPKGPQLRDLERGVEIVIATPGRLLDFLEMGKTNLQRCSYCVLDEADRMLDMGFEPQIRKIMEQVRPDRQTLMWSATWPKDVRSLASDFVKSPIMVNVGSLSLSANHNILQIVDVCDELAKDEKLVKLLEEIMQEKENKSLIFTETKKKSDELVKWLRRDGWPAMCIHGDKAQRERDWVLSEFKHGRSPILVATDVASRGLDVNDIKFVINYDYPNSSEDYVHRIGRTARSENTGTAYTFFTPGNIRQAPDLIDVLREANQNIPPQLMSLAQGARGMGKGRNRYRSNYGGGSSYGRGGRGGGRGGSSFGRSSYGSSDSRGGSFGRGGGRGGSSSSYGSSGSSYNGSSSGYGSSSGSRGGGGYGGSSGGSQGGYGNGSSGGYGKPSSQYGGQQNGSQYGGRQSSSYPQNGARW from the exons ATGTCAAGATTTGGCAGGGGAAGACCTTTTGATGGTGGAAGTGGAGGAATGAGACGCGGCGGAGG CAGCTATGGAGGCGGCATGAGCAGAGGTTCAAGCTTTTCAGGTCGATTCGGCGGTAGAGATATGGGTCCCCCACAAAGGAAATACGATGGCTTGGATCAACCAGGACAACGGTTAAAGAAACCAAAGTGGGAAACAACAGAGTTGAAGGCTTTGGAAAAGAATTTCTATCGGGAACACCCAAGTGTTGCCAGTAGAAGCTGG GAAGAGATTCAATCATTCTACAGACAGAAAGAAATTACGGTCGATGGTGGAAGCATAAAACCTATATTCACATTTCAAGAGGGAAATTTTCCAG ATTATGTCCAAAGAGAGATCAGTCAATCAGGTTTCCAGGAGCCAACAGCGATTCAATCTCAAGGATGGCCCATAGCTCTCAGTGGTAAAGATTTAGTTGGTATAGCACAGACTGGCTCTGGAAAAACCTTAGCT TTCATTTTGCCGGCAATTGTACACATCAACCACCAGCCCCCTCTTGACAGAGGTGATGGACCAATT TGTTTAGTCCTGGCTCCTACCAGAGAGCTGGCACAACAGGTGCAAGAAGTCTCCTACCAATTTGGTCGCTCTTCTAGGATCAGGAGCACATGTGTCTATGGTGGGGCACCAAAGGGACCTCAACTGAGAGATCTTGAGAGGG GTGTTGAGATTGTCATCGCAACCCCTGGACGTCTTTTAGACTTTCTGGAAATGGGAAAGACCAACCTTCAACGCTGTTCGTACTGCGTCCTGGATGAAGCTGACCGTATGCTGGACATGGGCTTTGAGCCTCAGATTAGGAAGATCATGGAACAAGTCAGG CCCGATCGGCAAACTCTCATGTGGAGTGCGACATGGCCTAAAGATGTCAGGAGTCTTGCCAGTGACTTTGTCAAGTCCCCCATCATGGTGAATGTGGGGTCGTTGTCTCTATCAGCCAATCATAACATCCTGCAGATCGTTGATGTGTGTGACGAATTAGCTAAGGACGAAAA GCTAGTGAAGTTACTAGAAGAGATTATGCAGGAGAAAGAGAACAAAAGTTTAATCTTCACAGAGACCAAGAAGAAGTCGGACGAACTAGTGAAATGGCTGCGCAGGGATGG cTGGCCTGCTATGTGTATTCATGGTGACAAGGCACAAAGAGAACGTGATTGGGTCTTAAGTG AATTCAAACATGGTCGCTCTCCAATTTTGGTGGCAACAGATGTCGCTTCTCGTGGACTAG ATGTCAATGACATTAAATTTGTCATCAACTACGATTATCCAAATTCCTCCGAGGACTACGTCCATCGAATCGGTCGTACAGCCAGAAGTGAGAACACTGGCACAGCTTACACATTCTTCACCCCCGGGAACATTCGACAGGCTCCCGATCTGATAGACGTTTTACGAGAGGCCAACCAAAATATACCTCCGCAATTGATGTCGTTAGCACAGGGTGCCCGTGGAATGGGGAAAG GGAGGAATCGCTACAGGTCAAACTATGGTGGTGGCAGCAGCTACGGTCGAGGAGGCAGAGGTGGCGGTCGGGGCGGCAGCAGCTTTGGCCGCTCGTCCTACGGCAGTTCAGACAGCAGAGGTGGAAGCTTCGGCCgtggaggagggagaggagggagctCGAGCAGTTACGGTAGCTCTGGCAGCAGTTACAACGGCTCCAGCAGCGGGTACGGGAGCAGCTCAGGAAGCCGTGGAGGAGGAGGATACGGAGGCAGTTCAGGCGGCTCACAGGGAGGATACGGAAATGGCTCAAGTGGAG
- the LOC139960384 gene encoding uncharacterized protein isoform X1 yields MSRFDRRGSMDNGRRGGSSYGGGRGGSAPRFGSRGASGPFNKRDKFDNLDKGSTLRKPRWDLDKLTPFDKNFYKEHPNVVNRSPAEIAEYCSAKEITQRGANFKPVFKFEEANLPEDVMGEIRKAGFTEPTPIQAQGWPIALSGNDMIGIARTGSGKTLSYILPAIVHINHQPFLESGDGPVCLVLAPTRELAQQVQQVAAQFGSSSRIKSTCVYGGAPRGPQLRDLGRGVEICIATPGRLIDFLESKKTNLRRCTYCVLDEADRMLDMGFEPQIRKIMDQIRPDRQVLMWSATWPKEVRSLASDYLRNPIQINIGNQDLSANHNILQIIDVCREEEKDKKLMKLLEEIMGEKENKTLIFTETKKKSDDLVRRLRRDGWPAMCIHGDKAQQERDWVLNEFRTGNAPILVATDVASRGLDVNDIMFVINYDYPHSSEDYVHRIGRTARSNKHGTAYTFFTAANAKQVPDLLKVLRESKQNVNPQLEAMSGYGGGYGRGRSRYRQRDDRFDSSRNRDSPRGRGGYDDRRSDSRSDFGSRDRFGSREGNQGGHSSQNVASNGARGPSRFQSSSGQNGQMENNSPRPPVSQTNGMQNGGFHATQRPPQGQQQQQQPPQSAPGGMRGPPPATFQRAPPKQPAAPVAGQNAPAPVGGLAGAPAQVNMANFDPAQATKVAMAQLQGQLDPASFAQYQGYYQQYYTQYYNQLQSQMKV; encoded by the exons atGTCACGATTCGATAGGAGGGGTTCCATGGATAATGGAAGGAGAGGAGGAAG TAGCTATGGTGGAGGACGTGGGGGCTCGGCTCCACGATTTGGAAGCAGAGGTGCTAGTGGACCGTTTAACAAACGTGACAAATTTGACAACTTGGACAAAGGATCAACTCTCAGGAAACCAAGATGGGATCTGGATAAATTAACACCATTCGACAAGAACTTTTACAAAGAACACCCAAATGTAGTAAATAGATCGCCA GCTGAAATAGCAGAATATTGCAGTGCCAAAGAAATTACCCAGCGAGGTGCAAATTTTAAACCTgtcttcaaatttgaagaagcAAATTTGCCAG AGGATGTCATGGGGGAAATCAGGAAGGCAGGATTCACAGAGCCGACACCCATCCAAGCCCAGGGCTGGCCTATAGCGCTGAGTGGAAATGACATGATAGGAATAGCAAGAACAGGCTCTGGTAAAACCCTATCG taTATACTGCCAGCAATTGTACATATCAACCACCAGCCATTCCTGGAATCTGGTGATGGTCCTGTC TGTTTGGTTCTCGCACCAACCCGTGAACTTGCCCAGCAGGTGCAACAAGTGGCAGCTCAGTTTGGTTCCTCATCCAGAATAAAGAGCACATGCGTTTATGGCGGTGCTCCGAGGGGTCCACAACTGAGGGACTTAGGGAGAG GAGTGGAGATCTGTATAGCTACACCGGGTCGTCTCATCGATTTCCTAGAATCAAAGAAGACCAATCTACGACGGTGCACCTACTGTGTGCTAGACGAGGCTGATCGTATGTTAGACATGGGCTTTGAACCTCAAATACGTAAAATAATGGATCAAATCAGG CCTGACAGGCAGGTGCTCATGTGGAGTGCAACGTGGCCCAAAGAGGTTCGTTCCCTGGCCAGCGACTACCTCAGAAATCCTATCCAGATTAACATTGGAAACCAAGACCTTTCAGCTAACCATAACATTCTTCAAATTATTGATGTTTGCAGGGAagaggaaaaagacaaaaa ATTGATGAAGCTCTTAGAagagataatgggagaaaaggaaaacaagacATTGATTTTCACAGAGACCAAGAAGAAATCGGATGACCTCGTCAGAAGATTACGCCGGGATGG TTGGCCAGCAATGTGTATCCATGGCGATAAGGCCCAACAAGAAAGAGACTGGGTGTTAAATG AATTCAGAACTGGAAATGCTCCTATCTTGGTAGCTACTGATGTGGCATCTAGAGGCTTAG ACGTGAACGACATCATGTTTGTCATCAACTACGACTACCCGCACTCGTCTGAGGACTACGTGCACCGTATCGGACGGACGGCCAGGAGTAACAAGCACGGAACGGCCTACACCTTCTTTACTGCTGCCAATGCCAAGCAGGTACCGGACTTGCTGAAAGTGCTCAGGGAGTCCAAACAGAACGTCAACCCTCAACTTGAAGCTATGTCTGGCTACGGTGGCGGATATGGAAGGG GACGAAGCAGGTACCGTCAGCGGGACGACAGATTCGATAGCTCCCGAAACAGAGACAGTCCTCGAGGTAGGGGCGGATACGACGACAGGAGGAGCGACAGTAGAAGTGATTTTGGATCTAGGGATCGCTTTGGATCGAGGGAGGGTAACCAAGGGGGCCACAGTTCACAAAATGTTGCCAGCAACGGAGCTAGAGGACCAAGTAGATTCCAGTCATCCTCTGGACAGAACGGACAGATGGAGAATAACAGTCCACGGCCACCAGTGAGCCAAACCAACGGCATGCAGAATGGGGGATTCCATGCCACCCAGAGACCGCCGCAgggtcaacaacaacaacagcagccaCCACAAAGTGCACCCGGTGGCATGAGAGGACCACCACCAGCTACATTCCAACGTGCCCCTCCGAAACAGCCTGCGGCACCAGTGGCAGGGCAGAATGCCCCCGCACCCGTCGGCGGTCTGGCAGGAGCCCCTGCACAGGTGAACATGGCCAACTTTGACCCAGCTCAAGCCACCAAGGTTGCCATGGCCCAACTACAAGGCCAGTTGGACCCAGCTTCATTTGCACAATACCAGGGTTACTATCAGCAGTATTATACACAATACTACAACCAACTTCAGAGTCAAATGAAGGTATAA